The Candidatus Parvarchaeota archaeon genome includes a region encoding these proteins:
- a CDS encoding DUF167 domain-containing protein → AGRITVCVKSGREGNRANCELIERLCRLLGCDVKVASGAKSASKVLEIGCTEEEFSKKTGIMIENGDLYGQNIH, encoded by the coding sequence GCAGGGAGGATAACAGTTTGCGTAAAATCCGGGCGCGAGGGAAACAGGGCAAATTGCGAGCTAATTGAAAGGCTTTGCAGGCTGCTTGGCTGCGATGTCAAGGTAGCTTCCGGGGCAAAGTCGGCAAGCAAGGTGCTTGAGATAGGCTGCACTGAAGAGGAATTTTCAAAAAAAACAGGAATTATGATTGAAAACGGTGACTTATATGGGCAAAACATACATTGA